Proteins encoded within one genomic window of Haladaptatus sp. QDMS2:
- a CDS encoding long-chain fatty acid--CoA ligase, translating into MSEIESRSTGHRTNAHQTPTYRRLWARRPLFGSSLLLIAGALIAIAPFELPRYANMPGAFTSAGLLFAFLVVLCGAAAYVQPSLSTFFGVGGILFSIASLMGAFSVYSIGTVFGVVGGVLCAVWEPAVESEGEAVTSGEAVGKNMTAADCRTAETDYSDEVIADDTIPRMFEASANRNARRDAQMYKAGIYDRSLVPDVVKEPTDGQFGCISYAKMQDIVHNFAAGFRELGVEDGMRVGMFANTRMEWAQCDFALLAAGGVVTTVYTESSPTQVEYLLSDPGARGVVVENETLLERVLEVEDNLDLEFIVVMDELSEAYGGDNAFTLSDDENGDVAASDGIRDDIYTLAEVHELGASAFDEDAYEQWLVDRSLSDLASLIYTSGTTGRPKGVRLTHANFRANVNQIRRRFAPRPDRDPDVPSLDADATTLSFLPLAHVFERTAGHFVMFASGGTVAYAESADTVSEDIVRVRPTTATSVPRVYERIFDSMREQASESDVKERIFNWAVGVGREYYRVADPGPVLKAKYFVANQLVFSQVKEQMGGNIEFFISGGGSLSKELAELFQGMDLTILEGYGLTETAPVLTVNPPEDPRPGTLGVPLVDVETKFDETVVSDDQREKASGPIGELLVKGPNLTEGYWMNSEATANAFTKDGWFRTGDIVEEADDGYLVYHDRLKQLLVLSTGKNVAPGPIEDAFATSPRVEQIMVLGDDEKFVSALIVPNFENLRDWADREGIDLPADEAAMCDDPRVEQWIRAEVTEKNKQFSKSEKIKKFELVPVEWTPENDLLTPSMKMKRRNILSRFDDAVDSIYGEAEAEKAATSS; encoded by the coding sequence ATGTCAGAAATCGAATCACGGTCCACAGGTCACCGCACGAACGCACACCAGACCCCGACGTATCGCCGGTTATGGGCACGCCGCCCGCTCTTCGGAAGCAGTCTCCTTCTCATCGCCGGGGCCCTCATCGCAATCGCGCCGTTCGAACTCCCGCGCTACGCGAACATGCCGGGGGCGTTTACGTCCGCGGGCTTGCTGTTCGCGTTCCTCGTCGTCCTCTGTGGCGCCGCCGCGTACGTCCAGCCGAGTCTGTCCACGTTTTTCGGCGTCGGGGGCATCCTCTTCTCCATCGCCTCGCTCATGGGGGCGTTCAGCGTATACTCCATCGGGACCGTCTTCGGCGTCGTCGGAGGGGTTCTCTGTGCCGTCTGGGAGCCGGCTGTCGAATCGGAAGGGGAAGCAGTTACATCCGGTGAAGCCGTTGGAAAAAATATGACTGCGGCCGACTGTCGAACGGCGGAAACCGACTACAGCGACGAGGTCATCGCCGACGACACGATTCCACGAATGTTCGAGGCGAGCGCGAACCGCAATGCACGACGCGACGCCCAGATGTACAAGGCCGGCATCTACGACCGGTCGCTGGTTCCAGACGTAGTGAAGGAACCGACCGACGGGCAGTTCGGGTGTATCAGCTACGCGAAGATGCAGGACATCGTCCACAACTTCGCTGCGGGCTTCCGTGAACTCGGCGTCGAAGACGGCATGCGAGTCGGGATGTTCGCGAACACTCGCATGGAGTGGGCCCAGTGTGACTTCGCACTGCTCGCCGCGGGCGGGGTCGTGACGACGGTGTACACCGAGTCCTCGCCCACGCAGGTCGAGTACCTCCTCTCTGACCCCGGCGCTCGGGGCGTGGTCGTCGAGAACGAAACCCTCCTCGAACGCGTCCTCGAAGTCGAAGATAATCTCGACCTCGAGTTCATCGTCGTGATGGACGAACTCTCAGAAGCGTACGGTGGCGACAACGCGTTCACGCTCAGCGACGACGAGAACGGCGACGTCGCCGCGTCAGATGGTATCCGCGACGACATCTACACGCTCGCGGAGGTTCACGAACTCGGCGCGTCTGCCTTCGACGAGGACGCCTACGAACAGTGGCTCGTAGACCGGTCGCTCTCCGACCTCGCGAGTCTCATCTACACCTCCGGCACGACCGGTCGCCCGAAGGGAGTGCGGCTCACCCACGCAAACTTCCGGGCGAACGTGAACCAGATTCGCCGGCGGTTCGCCCCGCGACCCGACCGCGACCCCGACGTGCCGTCGCTCGACGCGGATGCGACGACGCTCTCGTTCCTACCGCTCGCACACGTCTTCGAGCGGACCGCTGGTCACTTCGTGATGTTCGCCTCCGGGGGGACAGTGGCCTACGCAGAGAGTGCGGACACCGTGAGCGAAGACATCGTTCGCGTGCGCCCTACGACGGCGACGAGCGTCCCGCGCGTCTACGAACGCATCTTCGACTCGATGCGCGAGCAGGCGAGCGAATCCGACGTGAAAGAGCGCATCTTCAATTGGGCCGTCGGCGTCGGTCGGGAGTACTATCGCGTGGCTGACCCCGGGCCAGTCTTGAAGGCGAAATACTTCGTCGCGAACCAGCTCGTCTTCTCACAGGTCAAAGAGCAGATGGGCGGCAACATCGAGTTCTTCATCTCCGGTGGCGGGAGCCTCTCGAAGGAACTCGCGGAACTGTTCCAGGGAATGGACCTCACCATTCTCGAAGGCTACGGTCTCACCGAAACTGCACCCGTGCTGACCGTCAACCCGCCCGAGGACCCGCGTCCCGGCACGCTCGGCGTCCCGCTCGTGGACGTGGAGACGAAGTTCGACGAAACCGTCGTCTCCGACGACCAGCGCGAGAAAGCCTCGGGCCCCATCGGCGAACTGCTCGTGAAGGGGCCGAACCTGACCGAGGGTTACTGGATGAACTCGGAAGCGACTGCGAATGCGTTCACGAAAGACGGCTGGTTCCGCACCGGGGACATCGTCGAGGAGGCCGACGACGGCTACCTCGTCTACCACGACCGCCTGAAGCAACTGCTCGTCCTCTCGACCGGTAAGAACGTCGCCCCCGGCCCCATCGAGGACGCCTTCGCGACCAGCCCACGGGTCGAGCAAATCATGGTCCTCGGCGACGACGAGAAGTTCGTTTCTGCGCTCATCGTCCCGAACTTCGAGAACCTGCGCGACTGGGCCGACCGCGAGGGCATCGACCTGCCCGCAGACGAGGCGGCGATGTGTGACGACCCACGAGTCGAACAATGGATTCGCGCGGAAGTTACCGAGAAGAACAAGCAGTTCAGCAAGTCCGAGAAGATAAAGAAGTTCGAACTGGTCCCCGTCGAGTGGACCCCCGAGAACGACCTGCTCACGCCGTCGATGAAGATGAAGCGCCGCAACATCCTCTCACGGTTCGATGACGCCGTGGACAGCATCTACGGTGAGGCAGAGGCGGAAAAGGCGGCGACGTCGTCGTAA
- a CDS encoding PrkA family serine protein kinase has product MSRGTDFIAAANEALREAYEQPMSLSEYVDVILDNPRLASHATKYLLEAIEAAGTRTVIENGEEKQRYCFFDDPSHDGEHAILGNTETLNAFVDDLRSIAARRGKDEKIIWLHGPTATGKSELKRCLVNGLQAYSMTEEGRRYTVEWNIASASGGSGFTYGDEIETTEDDWYESPVQVHPLTVFPREVRAELLRELNERSGDHIDVVVEGRLDPFCREAYNFLEEKYRREGKHDLFSAITDPKHLRVKNFVVDVGQGVGVLHSEDDGTPKERLVGSWMAGMLRELDSRGRKNPQAFSYDGVLSQGNGVLTVVEDAAQHADLLQRLLNVPDESQVKLDKGIGMDIDTQLVIISNPDLEARLNQHAERNDQDPLKALKRRLDKHEFGYLTNLSLEAELVRREVTNERQVWKKDDYNEVRDLIRQPVRLQVRGGDRNTVVEKELAPHAVEAAALYSVVTRLDNEDLPAGLNLVDKALLFDQGYLQEGDERRDIDDFEFDPDSRDGERGIPVTFTRDIIADLLNREQERYHATLPVQHVIMPRDLLNAMSKGLAEAPVFSSGERAEFENRVVTVKNHIFHQQEQDVLQAIMREKRVDEATVEEYVEHVYAWANEEQIVNARGESVDPDPLKMKIFETEHLGRFDGEDYNGNRPTAPVEDFRREKIITALNRHAWQNRDEDFHVQDVNLKEIPIIKTVLELHDWDDVMRIYPDFNPRQWDDPARGTETAGIKDRTIKNMVELFDYSEASAELTSRHVMSQVMYKWD; this is encoded by the coding sequence GTGAGCAGAGGCACCGACTTCATCGCCGCGGCGAACGAGGCCCTCCGGGAGGCGTACGAACAGCCGATGTCGCTGTCGGAGTACGTAGACGTCATCCTCGACAACCCGCGGCTGGCGAGCCACGCGACGAAGTACCTCCTCGAAGCCATCGAGGCGGCCGGCACGCGCACCGTCATCGAGAACGGCGAGGAGAAGCAGCGCTACTGCTTCTTCGACGACCCGTCACACGACGGCGAACACGCGATTCTCGGCAACACCGAGACGCTGAACGCCTTCGTCGACGACCTCCGGTCTATCGCGGCCCGCCGCGGGAAAGACGAGAAGATAATCTGGCTCCACGGCCCGACCGCCACCGGCAAGTCAGAGTTGAAACGCTGTCTCGTAAACGGCCTGCAAGCCTACTCGATGACCGAAGAGGGCCGTCGCTACACCGTCGAGTGGAACATCGCCTCGGCCAGCGGTGGCAGTGGCTTCACCTACGGTGACGAAATCGAAACGACGGAGGACGACTGGTACGAGAGCCCGGTGCAGGTACACCCGCTCACCGTCTTCCCCCGCGAGGTTCGCGCCGAACTACTCCGCGAACTCAACGAGCGCTCCGGCGACCATATCGACGTGGTCGTCGAGGGCCGCCTCGACCCGTTCTGCCGCGAGGCGTACAACTTCTTAGAGGAGAAGTACCGCCGCGAGGGCAAACACGACCTCTTCAGCGCAATCACGGACCCAAAACACCTGCGCGTGAAGAACTTCGTCGTGGACGTGGGTCAGGGCGTCGGCGTCCTTCACTCGGAGGACGACGGCACGCCCAAAGAGCGCCTCGTCGGGTCGTGGATGGCCGGCATGCTCCGCGAACTCGATTCGCGCGGACGAAAGAACCCGCAAGCGTTCAGTTACGACGGCGTGCTCTCGCAGGGTAATGGCGTCCTCACCGTCGTCGAGGACGCGGCCCAGCACGCAGACTTGCTCCAGCGCCTGCTCAACGTACCCGACGAGTCACAGGTAAAACTCGACAAGGGAATCGGAATGGACATCGACACCCAGTTGGTCATCATCTCGAACCCGGACTTAGAAGCCAGACTCAACCAGCACGCAGAGCGCAACGACCAGGACCCACTGAAGGCGCTCAAGCGTCGCCTCGACAAACACGAATTCGGCTACCTGACCAATCTGAGTCTGGAGGCCGAACTCGTCCGCCGCGAGGTGACCAACGAACGGCAGGTGTGGAAGAAAGACGACTACAACGAGGTTCGCGACCTGATTCGCCAACCCGTGCGCCTGCAGGTGCGCGGCGGCGACCGAAACACGGTCGTCGAAAAGGAACTCGCACCCCACGCCGTCGAGGCGGCGGCGCTCTACAGCGTCGTCACCCGCCTCGACAACGAGGACCTGCCCGCAGGACTCAACCTCGTGGACAAGGCGCTCCTGTTCGACCAGGGCTACCTCCAGGAGGGTGACGAACGCAGAGACATCGACGACTTCGAGTTCGACCCGGACAGCCGCGATGGCGAACGAGGGATTCCTGTCACCTTCACTCGCGACATCATCGCGGACCTGCTGAACCGCGAGCAGGAACGCTACCACGCGACCCTGCCGGTCCAGCACGTCATCATGCCCCGGGACCTGCTCAACGCCATGTCGAAGGGACTGGCCGAAGCGCCGGTGTTCTCCTCGGGCGAACGCGCCGAGTTCGAAAACCGCGTCGTGACCGTGAAAAACCACATCTTCCACCAGCAAGAACAGGACGTCCTCCAGGCGATAATGCGCGAAAAGCGCGTCGACGAGGCGACCGTCGAGGAGTACGTCGAACACGTCTACGCGTGGGCGAACGAGGAACAGATCGTGAACGCCCGCGGTGAGTCCGTCGACCCGGACCCGCTCAAGATGAAAATCTTCGAGACCGAGCACCTCGGGCGATTCGACGGCGAAGATTACAACGGCAACCGCCCGACTGCGCCGGTCGAGGACTTCCGCCGCGAGAAGATTATCACGGCGCTCAACCGCCACGCGTGGCAGAACCGCGACGAGGACTTCCACGTCCAGGACGTGAACTTAAAGGAGATTCCCATCATCAAGACCGTCCTCGAACTGCACGACTGGGACGACGTGATGCGCATCTATCCCGACTTCAATCCGCGCCAGTGGGACGACCCAGCGCGCGGGACGGAGACGGCCGGTATCAAAGACCGGACAATCAAGAACATGGTCGAACTGTTCGACTACTCCGAGGCCTCGGCGGAGCTCACGAGCCGCCACGTCATGAGCCAGGTGATGTACAAATGGGACTGA
- a CDS encoding 3-hydroxyacyl-CoA dehydrogenase/enoyl-CoA hydratase family protein, producing MELDDINTIAVLGAGNMGHGIAEIAALAGYNVTLRDIKDEFVQNGYDNIEWSLQKLAEKDQISEEEADAALERITPLVDLAEAVSNADFIIEVVPEKMDIKKEVYAEVEEHAPDHAIFATNTSSLSITELSEVTDRPEHFCGMHFFNPPVRMALVEVITGAYTNEDTLKLTEELAESFGKTPVRVRKDSPGFIVNRVLVPLMNEACWIVEDGTATMEEVDSTVKFDIGLPMGAFELGDQVGNDVTYHVLEYMHEVLGDAYEPCPLLEETVENEHYGKKVGKGFYDYEDGDGANIPTDKGREDVKHRLLGIMANEVGNLVGNDVAPAKDVDEAVMLGAGFPKGPAKMADEVGLSVLVEALDDLHEETGAARYEVADALREHAEEGGFYAGEDESVEFSTIELEYPGDMIGHIILSREARMNTVNEEMLDDLSNAIDLLEADDEVRAILITGKGGRAFSAGADVSSMAGSADPLDAIDLSKKGQETFGKLESCSMPVLAAIDGFALGGGFELSMCADLRIASERSEIGLPEHSLGLLPGWGGTQRLQRLVGMSRAKEIIFTAERFDAETMYDYDVINEVVSNDDFEERAHELAAKLAGGPPISQKLTKRAMLRGWENVDAGLELEASAFGHLMGTDDLMEGVTAFMSKRDPEFEGK from the coding sequence ATGGAACTTGATGACATCAACACTATTGCGGTTCTCGGAGCCGGGAACATGGGCCACGGTATCGCCGAAATTGCGGCCCTCGCCGGTTACAACGTAACCCTCCGCGACATCAAAGACGAGTTCGTCCAGAACGGCTACGACAACATCGAGTGGTCGCTACAGAAACTCGCAGAGAAGGACCAGATCTCAGAAGAGGAGGCAGACGCCGCCCTCGAACGGATTACTCCACTTGTGGACCTGGCAGAGGCCGTCTCGAACGCCGACTTCATCATCGAAGTCGTCCCCGAGAAGATGGACATCAAGAAGGAAGTCTACGCTGAAGTCGAGGAGCACGCTCCCGACCACGCCATCTTCGCGACCAACACCTCTTCGCTCTCCATCACGGAACTCTCCGAGGTCACCGACCGCCCAGAGCACTTCTGTGGGATGCACTTTTTCAACCCGCCCGTCCGCATGGCGCTGGTCGAGGTCATCACTGGCGCGTACACGAACGAGGACACCCTGAAACTGACCGAGGAACTCGCCGAGTCCTTCGGGAAGACGCCAGTCCGCGTGCGCAAGGATAGTCCCGGTTTCATCGTCAACCGCGTGCTCGTCCCGCTCATGAACGAGGCCTGCTGGATCGTCGAAGACGGCACGGCGACCATGGAGGAAGTCGATTCCACCGTCAAGTTCGACATCGGCCTTCCGATGGGCGCGTTCGAGCTCGGTGACCAGGTCGGCAACGACGTCACCTACCACGTCCTCGAATACATGCACGAAGTGCTCGGCGACGCCTACGAGCCTTGCCCACTGCTCGAGGAAACCGTCGAGAACGAACACTACGGCAAGAAGGTCGGCAAGGGCTTCTACGACTACGAGGACGGCGACGGCGCGAACATTCCGACCGACAAGGGCCGCGAGGACGTGAAACACCGTCTCCTCGGTATCATGGCGAACGAAGTCGGCAACCTCGTCGGGAACGACGTCGCACCCGCGAAGGACGTAGACGAGGCAGTCATGCTCGGCGCAGGCTTCCCGAAGGGGCCAGCCAAGATGGCTGACGAAGTCGGCCTCTCGGTGCTCGTCGAAGCCCTCGACGACCTCCACGAGGAGACCGGTGCAGCACGCTACGAGGTCGCAGACGCCCTCCGGGAGCACGCAGAAGAAGGCGGCTTCTACGCCGGCGAGGACGAATCGGTCGAGTTCTCGACCATCGAACTCGAGTACCCTGGCGACATGATTGGCCACATCATCCTCTCGCGCGAGGCCCGCATGAACACGGTCAACGAGGAGATGCTGGACGACCTCTCGAACGCCATCGACCTGCTCGAAGCCGACGACGAGGTCCGCGCCATCCTCATCACCGGCAAGGGCGGTCGCGCCTTCTCCGCGGGCGCAGACGTTTCCTCGATGGCCGGCAGCGCAGACCCACTCGACGCCATCGACCTCTCGAAGAAAGGCCAGGAGACCTTCGGTAAACTCGAATCCTGCTCGATGCCCGTGCTCGCAGCCATCGACGGCTTCGCGCTCGGCGGCGGGTTCGAACTCTCGATGTGTGCGGACCTCCGCATCGCCTCCGAACGCTCCGAGATTGGGCTCCCAGAACACAGCCTCGGCCTCCTGCCGGGCTGGGGCGGCACCCAGCGTCTCCAGCGCCTCGTCGGCATGAGCCGCGCGAAGGAGATTATCTTCACCGCAGAGCGCTTCGACGCGGAGACGATGTACGACTACGACGTCATCAACGAAGTCGTCTCGAACGACGACTTCGAGGAGCGCGCTCACGAACTGGCCGCGAAGCTGGCCGGTGGGCCGCCAATCTCCCAGAAGCTCACGAAGCGCGCGATGCTCCGTGGCTGGGAGAACGTCGACGCTGGTCTCGAACTCGAAGCAAGCGCCTTCGGTCACCTCATGGGGACCGACGACCTCATGGAGGGCGTAACCGCCTTCATGAGCAAGCGCGACCCAGAGTTTGAGGGCAAATAA
- a CDS encoding YeaH/YhbH family protein, whose amino-acid sequence MGLRDDVERYREVGEERRQDLAEFIQYGDLGRSLPHQVKIPIKIVDLPGFEYDRRDRGGVGQGQGGTPDVGSPVGQPQPQPGDGDEGKPGEDGGEHEYYEMDPEEFAQELDETLGLDLEPKGKEIVEEIEGEYTDITRTGPSSTLDFERMFKEGLKRKLAFDFDRDYVTEALKVDGWGPKAVFEWARGQHMPVSRAWLEKRYEEIPADERTTWSSIEEMEENVEKTTSIERIRRDGIKHLPFRREDERYRYPEIIETREKNVVVVNIRDVSGSMRETKRELVERVFTPLDWYLQGKYDNAEFVYIAHDAEAWQVERPEFFGIRSGGGTKISSAYELAKVILDEEYPWAEWNRYVFAAGDSENSSNDTEERVIPLMESIDANLHAYVETQPSGNAINATHAEEVERHFTERDNVAVAYVTSPEDVLDAIYTILSTEEA is encoded by the coding sequence ATGGGACTGAGAGACGACGTCGAACGGTACCGTGAAGTCGGGGAAGAACGACGCCAGGACCTGGCCGAGTTCATCCAGTACGGCGACCTCGGGCGGAGCCTCCCCCACCAGGTGAAAATTCCCATCAAAATCGTCGATTTACCCGGCTTCGAGTACGACCGCCGGGACCGCGGCGGCGTCGGCCAGGGCCAGGGTGGCACCCCCGACGTTGGCTCGCCAGTCGGTCAGCCACAGCCACAACCCGGCGACGGCGACGAAGGGAAACCCGGCGAGGACGGTGGCGAACACGAGTACTACGAGATGGACCCCGAGGAGTTCGCTCAGGAACTGGACGAAACCCTCGGCCTCGACTTAGAGCCGAAAGGCAAGGAAATCGTCGAGGAAATCGAGGGTGAGTACACGGACATCACCCGAACCGGCCCCTCGAGTACGCTCGACTTCGAGCGGATGTTCAAGGAAGGCCTGAAACGAAAACTCGCCTTCGACTTCGACCGCGACTACGTCACTGAGGCGCTGAAAGTCGATGGCTGGGGCCCGAAAGCCGTCTTCGAGTGGGCGCGAGGCCAGCACATGCCCGTCTCGCGGGCGTGGCTCGAAAAGCGCTACGAGGAGATTCCAGCCGACGAACGAACCACCTGGTCCTCGATAGAGGAAATGGAGGAGAACGTAGAGAAGACGACTTCCATCGAGCGCATCCGCCGCGACGGCATCAAGCACCTGCCGTTCCGCCGTGAAGACGAACGCTACCGCTACCCGGAAATCATCGAGACTCGCGAGAAGAACGTCGTCGTGGTGAACATCCGCGACGTGTCGGGGTCGATGCGCGAGACGAAGCGCGAACTCGTCGAACGCGTGTTCACGCCGCTCGACTGGTATCTGCAGGGCAAGTACGACAACGCCGAGTTCGTCTACATCGCCCACGACGCGGAGGCCTGGCAGGTCGAACGACCGGAGTTCTTCGGCATCCGCTCCGGTGGCGGGACGAAGATTTCCTCGGCGTACGAACTCGCGAAGGTCATCCTAGACGAGGAGTACCCGTGGGCCGAGTGGAACCGCTACGTGTTCGCCGCCGGGGACAGCGAGAACTCCTCGAACGATACCGAAGAGCGCGTCATCCCGTTGATGGAGAGCATCGACGCGAACCTCCACGCCTACGTGGAGACCCAGCCCTCGGGCAACGCCATCAACGCGACCCACGCAGAGGAAGTCGAGCGCCACTTCACGGAGCGTGACAATGTGGCCGTGGCCTACGTCACGAGCCCCGAGGACGTCCTCGACGCGATATACACCATCCTGAGCACGGAGGAAGCATGA
- a CDS encoding helix-turn-helix domain-containing protein, translating to MRYFDFTLTPEDGAIHPVDKAIADFPGVTRESLMHVNSLGDGTGVLLYRLSGDPEPLIDELCAEDAVLNYDLLDVNDDVFHIYFHVVPGEPAGTLMKLAQKYALIIDTPLKFTGTGGIRTTVVGTHDMLRQALEEIPNSIRISVEQVGRYSPDGRNLLSSLTDRQLEVFQTAVEQGYYEIPRRATHKDIAAELGCAPSTVDEHLRKAESRVLTSLVR from the coding sequence ATGAGGTATTTCGATTTCACCCTGACACCCGAAGACGGCGCGATTCACCCGGTCGACAAAGCCATCGCCGACTTTCCCGGTGTCACCCGTGAATCGCTGATGCACGTAAATTCGCTCGGTGACGGCACCGGCGTCTTGCTCTACAGACTCAGCGGCGACCCCGAACCGCTCATCGACGAACTCTGCGCGGAGGACGCCGTGTTGAACTACGACCTGCTCGACGTGAACGACGACGTGTTTCACATCTATTTCCACGTCGTTCCCGGCGAACCGGCGGGAACGTTGATGAAACTCGCCCAGAAGTACGCGCTCATCATCGACACGCCGCTCAAGTTCACGGGAACCGGCGGCATCAGGACCACCGTCGTCGGCACGCACGACATGCTCAGACAGGCCCTCGAAGAGATTCCGAACTCGATTCGCATCTCGGTCGAGCAGGTGGGCCGCTACAGTCCCGACGGTAGAAATCTGCTCTCCTCGCTCACCGACCGCCAACTCGAAGTGTTCCAGACGGCGGTCGAACAGGGGTACTACGAGATTCCGCGACGGGCAACCCACAAAGACATCGCAGCAGAACTGGGGTGTGCGCCGAGCACGGTCGACGAGCACCTGAGAAAAGCCGAATCGCGTGTGCTGACGTCGCTCGTTCGTTGA
- a CDS encoding SpoVR family protein — protein MTGDQYETRKVAAKLEEPVREANALARKLGLEPYQVNYWIVDYDEMNALIAYDGFQTRYPHWRWGMKYEQQKKQTQFLGGKAFEIVNNDNPSNAFLQVSNSLADQKAVITHVEAHADFFRNNRWFRLFAETQPNAAAMLARHAETIGEYMADPDIDRSEIEAWIDSILCLEDNIDQHRPFRSASYRASRLPDEEDIDERLKSLNISEEVLREVFDEEWLEARRKGDETPTFPPEPEKDLLAFLWSFGKQFDEKSGKARDMEEWQRDVLEILRRESYYFAPQKMTKVMNEGWAAYWESVMMGEEHFAGADEFISYADHQAKVLGSPGLNPYKLGKELWEYVENTTNRAMVAERLLRIDGVTWRNFHDVIDFDAVMESLQPDGMVDAIRPETLSNLDPEDPRIDAEALEQAKAGEFDVEKYPWKVLTFEGLAERHFSLVKQQNQGFVKRITQEELERFSRYMFDDSQYADVGEALADVDFTAGWDRMFEIRESHNDVTFLDEFLTQEFVDENHYFTYEYVQTTRDFRVTSVDHRDVKKKLMLQFTNFGRPTVLVLDGNYNNRNELLLGHRYNGVMLDLQQAKQVIERVFDLWGRPVCLKTIVKEVDDHAIEVARRRDREPEPEERGKLLRYDGESITVEDLPWEEVEHIAADDIDYDTKPKEWLA, from the coding sequence ATGACCGGAGACCAATACGAAACCAGAAAAGTCGCGGCGAAACTCGAAGAGCCGGTGCGCGAAGCGAACGCGCTCGCGCGAAAACTCGGCCTCGAGCCGTACCAGGTCAACTACTGGATCGTCGATTACGACGAGATGAACGCCCTCATCGCCTACGACGGGTTCCAGACGCGCTACCCCCACTGGCGTTGGGGGATGAAGTACGAACAGCAGAAAAAGCAGACGCAGTTCCTCGGCGGGAAAGCGTTCGAAATCGTCAACAACGACAACCCCTCGAACGCCTTCCTGCAGGTGTCGAACTCGCTGGCCGACCAGAAGGCGGTCATCACGCACGTCGAAGCCCATGCGGACTTCTTCCGCAACAACCGCTGGTTCCGGCTGTTCGCAGAAACCCAGCCGAACGCCGCCGCGATGCTCGCACGCCACGCCGAAACCATCGGTGAGTACATGGCCGACCCGGACATCGACCGCTCCGAAATCGAAGCCTGGATTGACTCCATCCTCTGTCTGGAGGACAACATCGACCAGCACCGACCGTTCCGGTCTGCGTCCTACCGCGCGTCTCGATTGCCCGACGAGGAAGACATCGACGAGCGCCTGAAGAGTCTCAACATCTCAGAAGAGGTGCTGCGCGAGGTGTTCGACGAAGAGTGGCTCGAAGCCCGCCGGAAGGGCGACGAGACGCCCACGTTCCCGCCGGAACCCGAGAAGGACCTGCTCGCGTTCCTCTGGAGTTTCGGCAAGCAGTTCGACGAGAAGTCGGGGAAGGCCCGCGACATGGAGGAGTGGCAGCGCGACGTGCTCGAAATCCTTCGCCGCGAATCCTACTACTTCGCCCCCCAGAAGATGACGAAGGTCATGAACGAGGGCTGGGCGGCGTACTGGGAGTCCGTGATGATGGGCGAGGAGCACTTCGCCGGGGCGGACGAGTTCATCAGCTACGCCGACCACCAGGCGAAGGTGCTCGGGTCGCCGGGGCTCAACCCGTACAAACTCGGCAAGGAACTCTGGGAGTACGTAGAGAACACGACCAACCGGGCGATGGTCGCAGAGCGCCTGCTCCGCATCGACGGCGTTACCTGGCGCAACTTCCACGACGTCATCGACTTCGACGCCGTGATGGAATCGCTCCAGCCGGACGGCATGGTTGATGCCATTCGCCCCGAGACGCTGTCGAATCTGGACCCCGAGGACCCGCGAATCGACGCGGAGGCACTCGAACAGGCGAAAGCGGGCGAGTTCGACGTCGAGAAGTACCCGTGGAAGGTGCTCACCTTTGAGGGACTCGCAGAACGCCACTTCTCGCTGGTCAAACAGCAGAACCAGGGGTTCGTAAAGCGCATCACGCAGGAGGAACTCGAACGATTCTCCCGGTACATGTTCGACGACAGCCAGTACGCCGACGTCGGCGAGGCGCTCGCGGACGTGGACTTCACCGCTGGCTGGGACCGGATGTTCGAGATTCGAGAGAGCCACAACGACGTGACGTTTTTAGACGAGTTCCTCACCCAGGAGTTCGTCGACGAGAACCACTACTTCACCTACGAGTACGTCCAGACGACCCGCGACTTCCGCGTGACGAGCGTGGACCACCGGGACGTAAAGAAGAAACTCATGCTCCAGTTTACGAACTTCGGGCGACCGACCGTTCTAGTGCTGGATGGCAACTATAACAACCGTAACGAACTGTTGCTCGGCCACCGCTACAATGGCGTCATGCTCGACCTCCAGCAAGCAAAACAGGTGATAGAGCGCGTCTTCGACCTCTGGGGACGTCCGGTGTGTCTCAAGACCATCGTAAAGGAGGTAGACGACCACGCCATCGAGGTCGCTCGCCGTCGCGACCGCGAACCGGAACCCGAAGAGCGCGGGAAACTCCTCCGCTACGACGGCGAATCCATCACGGTAGAGGACCTCCCCTGGGAAGAGGTCGAACACATCGCCGCAGACGACATAGACTACGACACGAAGCCAAAAGAGTGGCTGGCCTGA